The genomic stretch TCATACCGCGCGAATGCCGCATACGCCGGAGCGGTAAAATAGAGGAGGAAGATAAAGAAAAGCGACCATCCCACGGATATGCGGGCCTCCTTAACCGACGGAACCGTGTAATACCGCATGAGGATGTGGGGCAGTCCTGCCGTGCCGACCATGAGGCAGAAGATAAGGGCCAGCATATTCTTCATGTCCATCCGCGCAAACGGCTCCAGATACGGCTTCGGGGGCTTCGACTTCTCTGTAGCGGATTTCTTCGCCGCTCCCCACTTCTCCTTTGCCTCGGCGGCGTCCTTCGGGAGGCCTTTTACGGACTTCTCGAGCTTCTCCCTCTCTGCTGCCGGGGCATCTGCGGGAAGCGCCGCAAGTTTCGCCTGGAGATCGCTCCTCTTTTGATCAAGACTTGCCGGGAGCCCCTTTATATCGGCATCGATCTTGTCGGCTTCCGCTTTCCATAGATCTCGTGTCGCGACATTCACCGGATTATTGATGATATCCTTTTCCTTTGCATCGTTCTTCTGGAGAATCTGCCCATACATGAGCTGGGGGACGGGGACTCCGGTGGTCTTGTATGACATAACGGTAACGGGGACAAGATACGCAATAATAAGGATAATGTACTGGGCAACCTGCGTCCAGGTAACCGCCTTCATACCGCCGAGCATCGAGCAGACAAGGATACCGGCCAGGCCGACGAAGACGCCGACCGCAAAGTCAAGACCCAGGAACCGGCCCATGATGATACCGACACCCGTCACCTGCGCGATGAGATAGGTAAACGATGCGGTGATCGCCGCAATAATGCCGATCGTACGCGCGGCATTTCCGCCGTACCGGGCGCCGAGGAAGTCGGGGATCGTATACTGTCCGAACTTTCTCAGGTAGGGGCCGAGGAATACGGCGAGCAGAACATAGCCGCCGGTCCATCCCATGACATAGGCGAGGCCGTCATAGCCGAGGGTGAAGATCGTACCCGCCATGCCGATGAACGACGCCGCGGACATCCAGTCGGAGCCGGTAGCCATACCATTAAAGAGCGCGGGTACGGAGCGGCCGGCGACATAGTATTCGGATACCTTTGCCGTCCGCGACATGATGCCGATCATCGCATACACGCCGATGGTGACGAACATGAACATGTAACCGATCGTCCTGTTCGACATGCCCATCTTCTCGGCAATGCCGAGGCCGACGACGAAGAGGGCGAACACGCCGGTGTACATCAGGTAGATTTTGCCGAGCTTGTCCAGAAATGACGATTTTTCCTTTGCCATTTACGCTTCCTCCTCTTCTACACCGTACTCTTTGTCCGCTTTGTTCATCTTGAAGGCGTAGTTGAATATGAGCACAACGAAGACGATGAGCGAGCCCTGGGCTCCCATGTAGTAGCCGAAGGGGAACCCGAAAACCACGATGTTGTTCAGCTCTTTTACAAAGAACGCGCAGACATAGGTGACTATAAACCATATAACCATTGTCACAGTGGTGAGCCGTATGTTGTACTTCCAGTACGCTTCAAGCTTTTCTTTTGAGACTTCTTGAAGTTCTTTCATCCTCTGTCCTCCTACCTCCGATTTTGACCTTTTGCTTTTTTTAACTGCTGTTGCCGTAATACCTGTTGTCTCCATCCAGTTTTTCCCTGAATCACCTCCCCTTCCCCCTATGGTCTTCCTATTCTCAAGAGGTCTCCGGCAGTCGAAATGCCGAGCGTCGGCAGCCGGCTCAGAAACCTTTGAAACAACTGCGCGGTGATATAGGCGTCCATCAATGCGTTATGTGCGCCGGTGACACGAATCCGGTATTTTTGCGCGAGAGAGAACAGGTCCCTGTTTTCGCCATCTCCGGGATACCCGTTGGGGCCGCCGTTATGGTCCTTGATCCAGTCGTACAGTGAATTGGTGTCAACGGCCGGGTTTTCGAGCTCTTTCCCGAAGAGACGTTTAAGCTCCTTGTTCAGGAACTTGAGATCGAGGGATATGAAATGCCCTACGACGATCGCTCCGCGGCAGAAGTCCGTAAAGTCTGCAAGCACACGATCGATCGACGGCTCTCCCTCCACCTCCGACGGGGTGATGCCGTGGATCACCACACTTTCGGAGGTGAGCGCCGTCTGCGGTTTTACCACGCGGTAAAAAACCTCTCCCAGCCGTATCCTCCTGCCGGTCATCCTTATGCCGCCGACCGAGACGATCGAATCTCTCCGGGGATCAAGGCCCGTGAGCTCGGTGTCCACCACGGCAAAGCAGCACTCGCCTACGGGCCTGTCGCAGAGCCCGGCCGTATACGGAAAGGTCTTTCTTTTGAAAAGTCCGAGCATTATCCTCCCACCATGCCAGGCCCGTAGTGGTCGATGATACCGTCCTGGATCTTCGATATGAGCTGAAACGCCTCTTTGAGCGACTTCCGTTCAAGATTGCTCAGCTTGCGCGGATTGATGAAGTTATCAGGGTCCTGCCCCCGCTCCAACCGGTCCATCTGGTGATGGATCCTGAGCAGCGTAATGAATTCAAAGGCATGGTCGAGCTCCTCTCCCAGCTCATTGACAAGCGTATGCCCGCCCCGCATCGCTGCGATGCGCTCCAGGGTCGATGTCTCGGGGACCCCGGCTTCGAGAGCGAAAAGCCTGACGAGATCGACGAGGGGGCCGATCCCGTTTATTTTCAGGTTCAGCTCATCTTTGTGCTCGCCGCTCTTCTCGACGATAAAGGACTTTATGAAGCCGAGCGGCGGCCGGTTCCTCGTTATTACCCCTGCCATTTTGGCAAAAAAGATATTCTGTCCCTTCAGCATTTTTGTCCTGTATTCCCTCAGCTCCTCGACAAGGCCTGCCTCTCCGTACAACGGCCGTGCATCGAAAAAAACGAGCGACCGCAAGATCGCTTCAGGGCTCGGCGACACGATCCACCGCTCAAAGTACCTCTTCCATGCACCGAGGGGCCGACACCATTCGGGATTACTTGCCATATAGTCAGCCGGGCAGAGGGGAAACCCGCACCGGACCAGCCCCTCCTGCACGAAGCGGGTGAACAATGAAAAATATGCCTTTGCCTTCTCCTCCTCGGCCGGGGTCGGAGGATCAGCGTAGATGATTGCATTATCCTGGTCGGTCTTGAACGTCTGCTCTTTACGGCCTTCGCTGCCCAGCGCCATCCAGCAATAGGGGAGCGGCGGCTGACCAAATTTTCTTTCCGCTATTTCAAGAACTTTCCTTACCAGGCGGTCGTTGAGCTCGGTAATGATCTTGGTGATGTTGCTCGCCTTTGCGCCCTCTTTCAGGAGCAGGCCGATCACTTTATTTATTTTCCCTGCTACGGGGACGAGCCCTTCGATCGTCTGCTGGCTCTCGATGTCCTTTGCAAACGAGAGCGGCGACTTCCCCTGCAGCAGCATGAGGTCATGGTTGGTTATGACCCCCTTCAGCGCTCCATCCTTTATTACCAGGACATGGTGGATGTTGTATTTGATCATCTTCAGCACGGCCTCGAAACAGTAATCCCGCGCATCCATTCTTATAAGGGGCGGCGACATGATGGTGCGCACCGCCTCGCCCACTGCCCTGCCTTTCGCCACCACCTTCTCTCTCAGGTCGCGGTCGGTGATGATCCCCGCCGGGAGCCCACTCCCGTTGACAATCACGAGGGAGCTGATCCGCTCCCGCGCCATGACCTGCGCCGCCTCCTGTATGGTCGTCCCCTCTGTTGCCGTTATCACCTCTTTCGTTGCGATGTCCCCTACCTGGGTTGTGAACAGGAGGTGGTCGCTGCTGCCGTAAAAGAGGCTCTTGTTATGCATCTCCCGGTAGGTCTTATCGATATACTTGGAGAAATGGGACTGAAGGAAGTACTCGACGAACGCCGGGTGCGAATCGATGAGCCCTAAAAGCTCCTTTTTGTCGAGGATAAGGCATACGGTCTGGTCAATGGTCCTGATCGTTGTTTTCTGCTTATCTCCGGACATGAGGGATACCAGGCCGAAGGTCTCTCCCTCTCCCCGGTAATCGATCACCACATCCTCCCCGCTGTCCGATCGCACCGAGACCTCGACCCCTCCGCTCCTGATTATCCAGAAGGAGTCGCTCAGCGCACTCCCCTGCTTCAGGATGACCTCGCCCTTTGGGTAGAACTCCATCGACAGGTTGCCGGCAACGGTCTTGAGAGCCTCCTCTTCCAGGAACTGGAAGGGAGGAACGCCTTTCATGAAGGTGTAAACATCTTCGAATAACATGGCCTTCCCTTTGGGAGGAAATAAGTAGCAAATACGAGGCCAGCAGAGGGTAACATTAAAACTTCAATTTATTACAATTACTTAGTTAGGGGGGCCGGATGCAGGTTCTGTAACTAAAAGTAATAAACTCCATTACG from Nitrospirota bacterium encodes the following:
- a CDS encoding sodium:solute symporter family protein; the encoded protein is MAKEKSSFLDKLGKIYLMYTGVFALFVVGLGIAEKMGMSNRTIGYMFMFVTIGVYAMIGIMSRTAKVSEYYVAGRSVPALFNGMATGSDWMSAASFIGMAGTIFTLGYDGLAYVMGWTGGYVLLAVFLGPYLRKFGQYTIPDFLGARYGGNAARTIGIIAAITASFTYLIAQVTGVGIIMGRFLGLDFAVGVFVGLAGILVCSMLGGMKAVTWTQVAQYIILIIAYLVPVTVMSYKTTGVPVPQLMYGQILQKNDAKEKDIINNPVNVATRDLWKAEADKIDADIKGLPASLDQKRSDLQAKLAALPADAPAAEREKLEKSVKGLPKDAAEAKEKWGAAKKSATEKSKPPKPYLEPFARMDMKNMLALIFCLMVGTAGLPHILMRYYTVPSVKEARISVGWSLFFIFLLYFTAPAYAAFARYEVLHNIIGMPIASLPAWTANWAKVGLVAIKDINADGILQFSELTLAPDAVVLATPEIAGLPYVIAGLVAAGGLAAALSTADGLLLTISNALSHDLYYKMINPNASIVRRLTISRTLLVVVALISAYVATFKLTIIVELVAWAFSIAAASFFPALVMGIWDKRANKAGALAGMWVGFSVCLFYMIGSRFYGLDWFGIKTVSSGLFGIPLGFITIFVVSRLTAAPSKEMQDFVESVRIPKGAAQAGEH
- a CDS encoding DUF4212 domain-containing protein; translated protein: METTGITATAVKKSKRSKSEVGGQRMKELQEVSKEKLEAYWKYNIRLTTVTMVIWFIVTYVCAFFVKELNNIVVFGFPFGYYMGAQGSLIVFVVLIFNYAFKMNKADKEYGVEEEEA
- a CDS encoding 3'-5' exonuclease; translation: MLGLFKRKTFPYTAGLCDRPVGECCFAVVDTELTGLDPRRDSIVSVGGIRMTGRRIRLGEVFYRVVKPQTALTSESVVIHGITPSEVEGEPSIDRVLADFTDFCRGAIVVGHFISLDLKFLNKELKRLFGKELENPAVDTNSLYDWIKDHNGGPNGYPGDGENRDLFSLAQKYRIRVTGAHNALMDAYITAQLFQRFLSRLPTLGISTAGDLLRIGRP
- a CDS encoding DUF294 nucleotidyltransferase-like domain-containing protein; this translates as MLFEDVYTFMKGVPPFQFLEEEALKTVAGNLSMEFYPKGEVILKQGSALSDSFWIIRSGGVEVSVRSDSGEDVVIDYRGEGETFGLVSLMSGDKQKTTIRTIDQTVCLILDKKELLGLIDSHPAFVEYFLQSHFSKYIDKTYREMHNKSLFYGSSDHLLFTTQVGDIATKEVITATEGTTIQEAAQVMARERISSLVIVNGSGLPAGIITDRDLREKVVAKGRAVGEAVRTIMSPPLIRMDARDYCFEAVLKMIKYNIHHVLVIKDGALKGVITNHDLMLLQGKSPLSFAKDIESQQTIEGLVPVAGKINKVIGLLLKEGAKASNITKIITELNDRLVRKVLEIAERKFGQPPLPYCWMALGSEGRKEQTFKTDQDNAIIYADPPTPAEEEKAKAYFSLFTRFVQEGLVRCGFPLCPADYMASNPEWCRPLGAWKRYFERWIVSPSPEAILRSLVFFDARPLYGEAGLVEELREYRTKMLKGQNIFFAKMAGVITRNRPPLGFIKSFIVEKSGEHKDELNLKINGIGPLVDLVRLFALEAGVPETSTLERIAAMRGGHTLVNELGEELDHAFEFITLLRIHHQMDRLERGQDPDNFINPRKLSNLERKSLKEAFQLISKIQDGIIDHYGPGMVGG